Part of the Paenibacillus sp. FSL R7-0273 genome is shown below.
TTTTCTCGTCCAGCCGCTGCTGCTGCAGCGGGTCATCGACCATTTTCTGATCGGCGGTGCGGCGGAGCATGGTCTTGACTCTATTCTCGGCCTGGCTTTGCTGTATCTGCTGGTGTCGGCCGCGGGCTCCGGCTTTGCCTACCTGCAGGCGCTGATTGTGGCCAAAGCCGGACAGAGCCTGATCCATGATCTGCGGGTCAGGGTGTTCGGGATTATCGAGCGGCTGCCGCTGTCCTTTCTGGACCGGACCTCGTCCGGCCGGCTTATTACCCGGGCGACGAATGACACCGCCGAGGTCAGTGACCTGTATACCGATGTCATCATTTCACTCGTTAAAGATGTCCTGCTGCTGATCGGCATTATCTACGCCATGCTGATGCTTAGCCCGCAGCTAACGCTTGTTTCTTTTACCGTTATTCCGGTGATCGTGTTCCTGGTCTTATTTATCAAAAACAAAATTAAAAAGAACTTCTTCCACATGAAGCATTACATCGGCCAGATTAACGGCTTTATTGCCGAGAGCGTTGCAGGAATGCGGGTTATTCAGATCTTCCGTGCGGAAAAAGAGAAGGAGGAGCAGTTCCTGAAGCTGAACGGGGATTACTTCAGGACCACGCTGATCCAGGTGCGGCTCAATAGCATCCTGAAGCCCGCATCGGATATGTTCCAGAGTCTGGCGATTGCCATCCTCGTCTGGTTCAGTGTCGGCCAAATCTCCGGCGGTGTGCTGCAAATCGGTGTACTGTATGCGTTCACGACCTATATCAGGCAGTTTTTCGCCCCGATTTCTGATCTGGCGGACAAATATACCTCCATTCAATCAGCGCTGGTATCTACGGAGCGTATCGATGAGCTGATCCGCGAGGAGGAACGGCTGGAGCAGCCGGAGAGCGGAGTCGCTGTAGAGCGGCTGGACGGCACGATTGAGTTCCGCCAGGTCTGGTTTGCGTACAAGGATACCGACTGGGTGCTGAAGGACGTGAGTTTTGTGATCCGCAAAGGGCAGACAGCCGCATTCATCGGCGAGACCGGTGCGGGCAAGACAACCATCATCAGTCTGATTAACGGCTTTTACCAGGTGCAAAAGGGAGAAATCCTCATCGACGGCGTCAATGTAAATGATATGCGGCTGGATGATCTGCGGCGGAACATTTCCGTCGTGCTGCAGGATGTCTTCCTGTTCTCCGGTACGATCCGCGATAATATTACGCTGGGCGATGAGATTGCGGAGGAAACTGTGCAGTATGCTCTAGAGGCCTCCTGCGCCATTGAATTCGTACAGGAATATCCGGATGGCATCGACGAGCCGGTTACCGAGCGGGGAGGGACATTGTCTGCCGGACAGCGTCAGCTGATCTCCTTCGCCAGGGCGATTGCCCAGGATCCGGCGATCTTCGTGCTGGATGAGGCTACCGCAAACATCGATACCCGCACGGAAAAGCTGATCCAGCAGGCCATCGACAACGTGGCCCGCGAGCGCACCACGCTGATCATCGCCCACCGGCTGTCCACCATCGCCGGTGCGGACCTGATCATCGCGATGAAGGACGGGCAGGTCGCCGAATCCGGCCCGCCCCGGCGGCTGCTGGAGCGGGAAGGCTATTATTCCCGGCTGCTGAGGGAGAGCCGGGCGCATGTGGTTAGCTCTTGAGCTTTTTATTCCCGTGAAAAAGGGGTGTCCCAAGCCATCATACGACGGCTTGGGACACCCCTTTTTGCTCTTCTATATTTCCTTGTTACAGCCCCTGGCTTACTGGAGCCGGCTATAGATATTGTACAGTAGCACTGCCGCTTCTGCACGGCTGGCGGTTCCTTCAGGGTTGATCATTCCGTTATTCCCCTGAATCCAGCCCGCCTCCAGCATGCGGTTCACCGCATCAGCGGCATAGTCTGCCACTGCATCGAGATCCCGGATGCCTCTATCAGGACGGCTGCTGAGAGATGCAGCTTGGATTCCGGCAGCTGTCAAGGCCCTGTCAGCCATGACAATCATCTCCTGCCTTGTAATAGGCGCAGCTGGTGCAAAGCTTCCATCTGCACGGCCGCCGGCAATCCCCAAGGCCTGTGCCGCTGATACGGCATCATAGTAATAGCTGTCCGGCTGTACATCCGGGTAGCCTGCTGATCCTGACTCCGTGCTCTCGAGCCCCAGA
Proteins encoded:
- a CDS encoding ABC transporter ATP-binding protein — encoded protein: MISTPNSMKKEITPRPKKPESGAAKLLLRLSAPYKFQLLLACVCVIIVNAAFLVQPLLLQRVIDHFLIGGAAEHGLDSILGLALLYLLVSAAGSGFAYLQALIVAKAGQSLIHDLRVRVFGIIERLPLSFLDRTSSGRLITRATNDTAEVSDLYTDVIISLVKDVLLLIGIIYAMLMLSPQLTLVSFTVIPVIVFLVLFIKNKIKKNFFHMKHYIGQINGFIAESVAGMRVIQIFRAEKEKEEQFLKLNGDYFRTTLIQVRLNSILKPASDMFQSLAIAILVWFSVGQISGGVLQIGVLYAFTTYIRQFFAPISDLADKYTSIQSALVSTERIDELIREEERLEQPESGVAVERLDGTIEFRQVWFAYKDTDWVLKDVSFVIRKGQTAAFIGETGAGKTTIISLINGFYQVQKGEILIDGVNVNDMRLDDLRRNISVVLQDVFLFSGTIRDNITLGDEIAEETVQYALEASCAIEFVQEYPDGIDEPVTERGGTLSAGQRQLISFARAIAQDPAIFVLDEATANIDTRTEKLIQQAIDNVARERTTLIIAHRLSTIAGADLIIAMKDGQVAESGPPRRLLEREGYYSRLLRESRAHVVSS